Proteins from a genomic interval of Kitasatospora herbaricolor:
- a CDS encoding carbohydrate ABC transporter permease: MTTIQLQKPVRRRPGTGRRSPLQGGPLAYAVLIGATALFVFPFYWTLVGASRTNAEMSSASPALTPGSNLFHNIGEALQQAAIGTALVNSLIVACTVTLGVVLSSTLAGFAFAKLRFRGRSLLLAVTVGTMMIPPQLGVIPLFMVIVKMDLQNKLPSVILPSLVSAFGVFFMRQFLIQALPDELIEAARVDGASSLRIFWSIVLPVARPGMAVLGMLTFMATWNDFFWPIVALSSQNPTVQVALRSLGQGYVQDQSIVMAGTLIGTLPVLVVFALLGRQIVGGIMQGAVKG; encoded by the coding sequence ATGACGACCATTCAGCTGCAGAAGCCGGTGCGACGCCGCCCGGGGACGGGACGGCGCTCGCCGCTGCAGGGCGGCCCGCTCGCGTACGCCGTCCTGATCGGCGCCACCGCGCTGTTCGTCTTCCCCTTCTACTGGACCCTGGTCGGGGCCAGCCGCACCAACGCGGAGATGAGCTCGGCCTCTCCGGCGCTCACCCCCGGCTCGAACCTCTTCCACAACATCGGCGAGGCGCTCCAGCAGGCCGCCATCGGCACCGCGCTGGTGAACTCGCTGATCGTCGCCTGCACCGTGACGCTGGGCGTGGTGCTCTCCTCCACGCTGGCCGGCTTCGCCTTCGCGAAGTTGCGCTTCCGGGGCCGGAGCCTGCTGCTGGCCGTGACGGTCGGCACCATGATGATCCCGCCGCAGCTGGGGGTCATCCCGCTGTTCATGGTGATCGTGAAGATGGACCTGCAGAACAAGCTCCCCTCGGTGATCCTGCCCTCGCTGGTGTCCGCCTTCGGGGTGTTCTTCATGCGGCAGTTCCTGATCCAGGCGCTGCCGGACGAGCTCATCGAGGCCGCCCGGGTGGACGGCGCCTCGTCCCTGCGGATCTTCTGGTCGATCGTGCTGCCGGTGGCCCGTCCGGGCATGGCGGTGCTCGGCATGCTGACCTTCATGGCCACCTGGAACGACTTCTTCTGGCCGATCGTGGCGCTGAGTTCGCAGAACCCGACGGTGCAGGTCGCGCTGCGGTCGCTGGGCCAGGGCTACGTCCAGGACCAGTCGATCGTGATGGCCGGCACCCTGATCGGCACCCTCCCGGTGCTGGTGGTCTTCGCCCTGCTCGGCCGCCAGATCGTCGGCGGCATCATGCAGGGCGCCGTCAAGGGCTGA
- the rsgA gene encoding ribosome small subunit-dependent GTPase A: MSFSTFPTFSTSAAHPLSGYGWDEEWAESFSLHTAVGLLPGRVVRVDRGLCSVVVADGDAVRVLRADMADVSTPDPMRYVCTGDWVAVDEIPGGRPAVRALMPRRTALVRSTNSKRSEAQVLATNVDQIAICVSLASEVDLGRIERFLALVASSGEGEALLGGTARAAAEPLVVLTKADLVSDAEHIRADVEGIAPGVTVLVVSAETGEGMDVLRACTPGSTALIGQSGAGKSTLTNMLAEAEVMTVQQTRSVDEKGRHTTTAREMVPMAHGGVLIDTPGLREVGLFGGEGLAQAFSEVGELAEECRFHDCGHHTEPGCAVQAALEDGTLSQRRWESYLKLQRENAWIASRTDARLAAERLKKWKSITMSYRNSGLPIKR; this comes from the coding sequence TCTCCACCTTTCCCACCTTCTCCACCTCGGCCGCCCACCCGCTCTCCGGCTACGGCTGGGACGAGGAATGGGCCGAGTCCTTCTCCCTCCACACCGCCGTCGGCCTGCTCCCGGGCCGGGTCGTGCGGGTCGACCGGGGCCTGTGCAGCGTCGTCGTCGCCGACGGTGACGCGGTCCGGGTCCTGCGGGCCGACATGGCCGACGTGTCCACACCGGACCCGATGCGCTACGTCTGCACGGGCGACTGGGTCGCTGTCGACGAGATCCCCGGCGGACGCCCCGCGGTACGGGCACTGATGCCCCGGCGCACCGCGCTGGTGCGCTCGACCAACTCCAAGCGGTCCGAGGCGCAGGTGCTGGCGACCAACGTCGACCAGATCGCGATCTGCGTCTCGCTCGCCTCCGAGGTCGACCTCGGCCGGATCGAGCGCTTCCTCGCCCTGGTCGCCTCCAGCGGCGAGGGCGAGGCCCTGCTGGGCGGCACCGCGCGGGCCGCCGCCGAGCCGCTGGTCGTCCTCACCAAGGCCGACCTGGTCTCCGACGCCGAGCACATCCGCGCGGACGTCGAGGGCATCGCCCCCGGTGTCACGGTGCTGGTGGTCAGCGCCGAGACCGGCGAGGGGATGGACGTGCTGCGCGCCTGCACCCCCGGCAGCACCGCGCTGATCGGGCAGTCCGGCGCCGGCAAGTCCACCCTCACCAACATGCTGGCCGAGGCCGAGGTGATGACGGTCCAGCAGACCCGCTCGGTCGACGAGAAGGGCCGGCACACCACCACCGCGCGCGAGATGGTGCCGATGGCGCACGGCGGCGTCCTGATCGACACGCCCGGCCTGCGCGAGGTCGGCCTCTTCGGCGGAGAAGGCCTGGCCCAGGCCTTCTCCGAGGTCGGGGAGCTGGCCGAGGAGTGCCGCTTCCACGACTGCGGCCACCACACCGAGCCCGGCTGCGCGGTGCAGGCCGCGCTGGAGGACGGCACCCTCTCGCAGCGCCGCTGGGAGAGCTACCTCAAGCTGCAGCGCGAGAACGCCTGGATCGCCTCCCGCACGGACGCCCGGCTCGCCGCCGAACGCCTGAAGAAGTGGAAGTCGATCACCATGTCGTACCGGAACTCGGGCCTGCCGATCAAGCGCTGA
- a CDS encoding carbohydrate ABC transporter permease, which yields MAITTTTRSPRPAAPVAERRPRARWGARAAPYGYLAPFFVLFAAFGLFPLVYTAYVSLHRVELQTSQQMDWVGFQNYTRLLEDPFFWNALRNTFTIGVLSTVPQLVMALGLAHLLNYKLRGRTFFRVAMLMPYATSVAAATLVFAQLFGRDYGLLNWALSSVGLNPVDWQADTWASQIGVSAVVTWRWTGYNALIYLAGMQAIGHELYESAAMDGASRWKQFLHVTVPGLRPTIIFTVVVSTIGATQLFGEPLLYEGNAGGGISHQYQTLGLYMYEQGWSFFHLGRAAAVAWVMFLLIVLLALANAAIAARRNRTDR from the coding sequence ATGGCCATCACCACCACCACCCGAAGCCCCCGCCCGGCCGCCCCCGTGGCCGAGCGCCGGCCCCGCGCCCGCTGGGGCGCCCGCGCCGCGCCCTACGGCTACCTGGCGCCGTTCTTCGTCCTGTTCGCGGCCTTCGGCCTCTTCCCGCTGGTGTACACGGCCTACGTGTCGCTGCACCGGGTGGAGCTGCAGACCTCCCAGCAGATGGACTGGGTGGGTTTCCAGAACTACACCCGCCTGCTGGAGGACCCGTTCTTCTGGAACGCGCTGCGCAACACCTTCACCATCGGGGTGCTCTCCACCGTCCCGCAGCTCGTGATGGCGCTCGGCCTGGCCCACCTGCTGAACTACAAGCTGCGCGGGCGCACGTTCTTCCGGGTCGCGATGCTGATGCCGTACGCGACCTCGGTGGCCGCCGCCACCCTGGTCTTCGCGCAGCTCTTCGGCCGCGACTACGGGCTGCTGAACTGGGCGCTGAGCAGCGTCGGGCTGAACCCGGTGGACTGGCAGGCGGACACCTGGGCCTCGCAGATCGGCGTCTCGGCCGTCGTCACCTGGCGGTGGACGGGCTACAACGCGCTGATCTACCTGGCCGGCATGCAGGCGATCGGGCACGAGCTGTACGAGTCCGCGGCGATGGACGGCGCCTCGCGCTGGAAGCAGTTCCTGCACGTGACCGTCCCCGGCCTGCGGCCCACCATCATCTTCACGGTGGTGGTCTCCACCATCGGCGCGACCCAGCTGTTCGGCGAGCCGCTGCTCTACGAGGGCAACGCCGGCGGCGGGATCTCGCACCAGTACCAGACCCTCGGCCTCTACATGTACGAGCAGGGCTGGAGCTTCTTCCACCTCGGCCGGGCGGCCGCGGTCGCCTGGGTGATGTTCCTGCTGATCGTGCTGCTGGCCCTGGCCAACGCGGCGATCGCCGCCCGGCGCAACCGTACGGACCGGTGA
- a CDS encoding glycosyl hydrolase, translating into MKPLRQLRRPTAAVAALTLAAAAALTATVATGSASAATVPVGLGGYRDARPAGTVGPSNSDGAPVTPKVTARMAGKAAPTNDWWSSLIYQRYAGNPYSENLYANPYTFKAAASGLEVGYPTNPTVTSDGRQYDFTHTKDLTLGVAGLNSPDTKVDGWSDWTVTPYWADGAHTFSATIGHGLPYVYAHATGGAAQITAASAPAVWSNQGNVLGITVAGHTYALFAPTGVNWSVNGSTISADLGAKDYYSVAVLPSQADLATYRTYAYSFVTDTKVGWDYQPAAGTLRTTYTATTTPQEGTRTGTLLALYRHQWLTTTDPLTALTYTSPEGQMKVREGASFSTTQTVNGILPSLPDAGSYDRAKLAGYLRDVANLPDPFMGYSDTYWVGKALGQLSQLIPIADQLGDTTTRDKLIGLVKGKLQTWFTGTNASSFAYDDVWKTLIGYPASYGTDAELNDHHFHYAYFIQAAATVARYDAAWAADSAWGGMVKVLAKDAANADRADARFPLLRNFDPYAGHGWASGHAGFAAGNNEESSSESMNFSSALVLYGSATGDTAMRDLGVYLYTTEAKTIEQYWFNADKQVFPAAFQHGTAGMVWGSGAAYSTWWTAAPGMIHGINVLPVTGGSLYLGRRQDAVKANLAELKANNGGRFTDWRDLLWEFEALADPAAAKADWDAGNAGYTPEEGESRAHTYHWIYNLATLGTLDPATTADSPTAAVFVNGSTRTHVAHNYTTAARTVRFSDGYTLTVPARSTASERGSFTDGGTGGVTPSPSASPTATASPTATASPTATASPTASPTATVPATTGSTFYLQPAGALTTSTGTAATTATIAAGGGANHDGTPYQPLVYQVANVTGTLKPGAATDFDLFVDAAGSVGLAQQVRVSYDLTGDGSFDRVETFRYFATDPVTGWERYSGATAGLQSATGTLGNLAKGTVRVEVWPALGNATAQLRVGASQAQGSASVLRIPFG; encoded by the coding sequence ATGAAGCCGCTACGCCAGCTCCGCCGGCCCACCGCCGCGGTGGCCGCGCTGACCCTGGCCGCCGCCGCCGCGCTGACCGCCACCGTCGCCACCGGCAGCGCCTCCGCCGCGACCGTCCCGGTCGGCCTCGGCGGATACCGCGACGCCCGCCCGGCCGGCACCGTCGGCCCGAGCAACTCCGACGGCGCCCCCGTGACCCCCAAGGTCACCGCGAGAATGGCCGGAAAGGCCGCCCCCACCAACGACTGGTGGTCTTCGCTGATCTACCAGCGCTACGCCGGCAACCCGTACAGCGAGAACCTCTACGCCAACCCGTACACCTTCAAGGCGGCCGCCTCCGGTCTGGAGGTCGGCTACCCGACCAACCCGACGGTCACCTCCGACGGCCGGCAGTACGACTTCACCCACACCAAGGACCTCACCCTCGGCGTCGCCGGCCTCAACTCGCCCGACACCAAGGTCGACGGGTGGAGCGACTGGACCGTCACCCCCTACTGGGCGGACGGCGCGCACACCTTCAGCGCCACCATCGGCCACGGCCTGCCGTACGTCTACGCCCACGCCACCGGTGGCGCCGCCCAGATCACCGCGGCCTCCGCCCCCGCCGTCTGGTCGAACCAGGGCAACGTGCTCGGCATCACGGTGGCCGGCCACACCTACGCGCTGTTCGCCCCCACCGGGGTGAACTGGAGCGTCAACGGCAGCACCATCAGCGCCGACCTGGGGGCCAAGGACTACTACTCGGTCGCCGTCCTGCCCAGCCAGGCCGACCTCGCCACCTACCGCACCTACGCCTACAGCTTCGTCACCGACACCAAGGTCGGCTGGGACTACCAGCCCGCCGCCGGGACCCTGCGCACCACCTACACCGCCACCACCACCCCGCAGGAGGGCACCCGGACCGGCACCCTGCTGGCCCTCTACCGGCACCAGTGGCTGACCACCACCGACCCGCTGACCGCGCTCACCTACACCTCGCCCGAAGGCCAGATGAAGGTCCGCGAGGGCGCCTCCTTCAGCACCACGCAGACGGTCAACGGCATCCTCCCCTCGCTGCCGGACGCCGGCTCCTACGACCGCGCCAAGCTGGCCGGCTACCTGCGCGACGTGGCGAACCTGCCCGACCCGTTCATGGGCTACAGCGACACCTACTGGGTCGGCAAGGCCCTCGGGCAGCTCTCCCAGCTCATCCCGATCGCCGACCAGCTCGGTGACACCACCACCCGGGACAAGCTGATCGGCCTGGTCAAGGGCAAGCTGCAGACCTGGTTCACCGGCACCAACGCCTCCTCCTTCGCGTACGACGACGTGTGGAAGACCCTGATCGGCTACCCGGCCTCCTACGGCACCGACGCCGAGCTCAACGACCACCACTTCCACTACGCGTACTTCATCCAGGCCGCCGCCACCGTCGCCCGCTACGACGCCGCCTGGGCCGCCGACTCGGCCTGGGGCGGCATGGTGAAGGTGCTCGCCAAGGACGCCGCCAACGCCGACCGGGCCGACGCGCGCTTCCCGCTGCTGCGCAACTTCGACCCGTACGCGGGCCACGGCTGGGCCTCCGGCCACGCCGGATTCGCGGCCGGCAACAACGAGGAGTCCTCCTCGGAGTCGATGAACTTCTCCTCCGCGCTGGTGCTCTACGGCTCGGCGACGGGGGACACCGCGATGCGCGACCTCGGCGTCTACCTCTACACCACCGAGGCCAAGACCATCGAGCAGTACTGGTTCAACGCCGACAAGCAGGTCTTCCCGGCCGCCTTCCAGCACGGCACGGCCGGCATGGTCTGGGGCAGCGGCGCCGCCTACTCCACCTGGTGGACCGCCGCGCCCGGCATGATCCACGGCATCAACGTCCTCCCGGTCACGGGCGGTTCGCTCTACCTCGGCCGCCGCCAGGACGCCGTCAAGGCCAACCTGGCCGAGCTCAAGGCCAACAACGGCGGCCGGTTCACCGACTGGCGCGACCTGCTCTGGGAGTTCGAGGCCCTCGCCGACCCGGCCGCCGCCAAGGCCGACTGGGACGCGGGCAACGCCGGCTACACCCCGGAGGAGGGCGAGTCCAGGGCCCACACCTACCACTGGATCTACAACCTGGCCACGCTCGGCACCCTCGACCCGGCCACCACCGCCGACAGCCCGACGGCCGCCGTCTTCGTCAACGGCTCCACCCGCACCCACGTGGCGCACAACTACACCACCGCGGCCCGCACCGTCCGCTTCTCGGACGGCTACACCCTGACCGTCCCGGCCAGGTCCACCGCCAGCGAGCGCGGCTCCTTCACCGACGGCGGCACCGGCGGGGTCACCCCGAGCCCGTCCGCCTCCCCGACGGCCACGGCCTCGCCGACCGCGACGGCCTCGCCGACGGCCACCGCCAGCCCGACCGCCAGCCCCACGGCCACGGTGCCGGCCACCACCGGCAGCACGTTCTACCTGCAGCCGGCCGGGGCGCTGACCACCTCCACCGGTACGGCCGCGACCACCGCGACCATCGCCGCCGGGGGCGGCGCCAACCACGACGGCACGCCGTACCAGCCGCTGGTGTACCAGGTCGCCAACGTCACCGGCACCCTGAAGCCCGGCGCCGCGACCGACTTCGACCTCTTCGTCGACGCGGCCGGCAGCGTCGGCCTGGCCCAGCAGGTCCGGGTCTCCTACGACCTGACCGGCGACGGCAGCTTCGACCGGGTCGAGACCTTCCGCTACTTCGCCACCGACCCGGTGACCGGCTGGGAGCGCTACTCCGGCGCCACCGCCGGACTCCAGTCCGCCACCGGCACCCTGGGCAACCTCGCCAAGGGCACCGTCCGGGTCGAGGTCTGGCCCGCCCTGGGCAACGCCACCGCCCAGCTGAGGGTCGGCGCGAGCCAGGCCCAGGGGAGCGCGTCGGTGCTGCGGATCCCGTTCGGCTGA
- a CDS encoding ABC transporter substrate-binding protein, whose amino-acid sequence MPTFRARRTATSLGTAALAAMLLLTACSSGSSGGSADAADGKVTLTVDLFGTFGFKETGLYDEYTKTHPNVTVKQSDTQDEGQYWQALQTKLAGGGGLADVQGLEVGRIASVMQKQADKFVDLKTVGAGAVNDGLVPWKAAAVKSADGKVLAAGTDIGPEAICYRTDLFKAAGLPTDRTELAAKWSSWEGYLALGKEYVAKAQPGNAWTDSAAGMFTAEVGQQKVRYADESGKPVYDNNPAVKTAWSDSAKLVADGLSAKLPQWTPEWNKAFSTGKFATLSCPAWMIGYIKGQAGDAFAGKWDIAAGPGKTGNWGGSYLAIPKTSKHQKEAAELISWLTAKEQQVKLFTKQGSFPSSTAAQGEIKTLQDPYFNNAPIGQIFSESAGAMPAQVLGTEDGVIGKAFTDALGEVERTGTAPDAAWQHAMDNIKKASGN is encoded by the coding sequence ATGCCCACCTTCAGAGCCCGCCGCACCGCCACCTCCCTCGGCACCGCAGCCCTCGCCGCCATGCTTCTCCTCACCGCCTGCAGCTCGGGCTCCTCGGGCGGCTCCGCCGACGCCGCCGACGGCAAGGTCACGCTCACCGTGGACCTCTTCGGCACCTTCGGGTTCAAGGAGACCGGCCTCTACGACGAGTACACCAAGACCCACCCCAACGTCACCGTCAAGCAGAGCGACACCCAGGACGAGGGCCAGTACTGGCAGGCCCTGCAGACCAAGCTGGCCGGCGGCGGCGGCCTCGCCGACGTCCAGGGCCTGGAGGTCGGGCGGATCGCCAGCGTGATGCAGAAGCAGGCCGACAAGTTCGTCGACCTGAAGACCGTCGGCGCCGGCGCCGTCAACGACGGCCTGGTGCCGTGGAAGGCCGCCGCCGTCAAGAGCGCCGACGGCAAGGTGCTGGCCGCCGGCACCGACATCGGCCCCGAGGCGATCTGCTACCGGACCGACCTCTTCAAGGCCGCCGGCCTGCCCACCGACCGCACCGAGCTGGCCGCCAAGTGGTCCAGCTGGGAGGGGTACCTCGCGCTGGGCAAGGAGTACGTCGCCAAGGCGCAGCCCGGCAACGCCTGGACGGACAGCGCGGCCGGCATGTTCACCGCCGAGGTCGGCCAGCAGAAGGTGCGCTACGCGGACGAGTCCGGCAAGCCGGTGTACGACAACAACCCGGCCGTGAAGACCGCCTGGTCCGACTCAGCCAAGCTGGTCGCCGACGGCCTGTCCGCCAAGCTGCCGCAGTGGACCCCGGAGTGGAACAAGGCCTTCTCCACCGGCAAGTTCGCCACCCTGAGCTGCCCTGCCTGGATGATCGGCTACATCAAGGGCCAGGCCGGCGACGCCTTCGCCGGCAAGTGGGACATCGCGGCCGGCCCCGGCAAGACCGGCAACTGGGGCGGCTCCTACCTGGCGATCCCGAAGACCTCCAAGCACCAGAAGGAGGCCGCGGAGCTGATCAGCTGGCTGACCGCGAAGGAGCAGCAGGTCAAGCTCTTCACCAAGCAGGGCTCGTTCCCCTCCAGCACCGCCGCGCAGGGCGAGATCAAGACCCTGCAGGACCCGTACTTCAACAACGCCCCGATCGGCCAGATCTTCAGCGAGTCGGCCGGCGCGATGCCCGCGCAGGTGCTCGGCACCGAGGACGGCGTGATCGGCAAGGCGTTCACCGACGCCCTCGGCGAGGTGGAGCGCACCGGCACCGCGCCGGACGCCGCCTGGCAGCACGCCATGGACAACATCAAGAAGGCCAGCGGGAACTGA
- a CDS encoding GH1 family beta-glucosidase, with protein MSVEALPTPAQARPATGAAQPAGPAFPPGFLWGAATAAYQIEGAASEGGRSPSIWDTFSRTPGKVRNGDTGDIAADHYHRYRDDVALMSELGLGAYRFSLAWPRIQPAGEGPANEQGLDFYDRLVDELLARGITPVATLYHWDLPQALEDRGGWTERDTAYRFAEYAALAARRLGDRIPAWTTLNEPWCSAFLGYGAGIHAPGRTDPAAALTAHHHLLLAHGLGTGALRAELPATAQVSLTLNLAAVRPLSDAPGDLDAARRIDGLANRIFLDPVFHGSYPADVLADTAEVTDWSFVRDGDLAEISRPIDSLGINYYTPTVVAADDPAAPAPRLDGHASALSPWPADRGVRFLPAEGSRTAMDWPVDADGLYELLTRLRDDLPGVPLLVTENGAAYEDYSDPSGAVHDPERVAYLHGHLDAVRRAVADGAEVRGYFLWSLLDNFEWAYGYSKRFGIVHVDFASQRRTPKDSARWYAEVIRTGQLPAR; from the coding sequence ATGTCCGTCGAAGCCCTGCCCACACCCGCCCAGGCCCGGCCCGCGACCGGCGCAGCGCAACCGGCCGGCCCGGCCTTCCCGCCCGGCTTCCTCTGGGGCGCGGCCACCGCGGCGTACCAGATCGAGGGCGCCGCGAGCGAGGGCGGCCGCAGCCCGTCGATCTGGGACACCTTCAGCCGTACGCCCGGCAAGGTCCGCAACGGGGACACCGGGGACATCGCGGCGGACCACTACCACCGGTACCGCGACGACGTCGCGTTGATGTCCGAACTCGGCCTGGGGGCCTACCGGTTCTCGCTCGCCTGGCCTCGGATCCAGCCGGCCGGCGAGGGCCCGGCGAACGAGCAGGGCCTGGACTTCTACGACCGGCTGGTGGACGAGCTGCTCGCCCGCGGGATCACCCCGGTCGCCACCCTCTACCACTGGGACCTCCCGCAGGCCCTGGAGGACCGGGGCGGCTGGACCGAGCGCGACACCGCGTACCGCTTCGCCGAGTACGCCGCGCTGGCCGCCCGCCGGCTGGGCGACCGGATCCCCGCCTGGACCACCCTCAACGAGCCCTGGTGCAGCGCCTTCCTCGGCTACGGCGCGGGCATCCACGCCCCCGGCCGGACCGACCCCGCGGCCGCCCTCACCGCGCACCACCACCTGCTGCTGGCCCACGGTCTGGGCACCGGAGCGCTGCGCGCCGAACTGCCCGCCACCGCGCAGGTCTCGCTGACCCTCAACCTGGCGGCCGTGCGCCCGCTGTCGGACGCGCCCGGCGACCTGGACGCGGCCCGCCGGATCGACGGCCTGGCCAACCGGATCTTCCTCGACCCGGTGTTCCACGGCAGCTACCCGGCGGACGTGCTGGCCGACACCGCGGAGGTCACCGACTGGTCCTTCGTCCGGGACGGCGACCTGGCCGAGATCTCCCGCCCGATCGACTCGCTGGGCATCAACTACTACACGCCGACGGTGGTCGCCGCCGACGACCCGGCCGCGCCCGCCCCGCGCCTGGACGGCCACGCCAGCGCGCTCTCACCGTGGCCTGCCGACCGGGGCGTCCGGTTCCTGCCCGCCGAGGGCAGCCGCACCGCGATGGACTGGCCGGTGGACGCGGACGGCCTGTACGAGCTGCTGACCCGGCTGCGCGACGACCTGCCGGGGGTGCCGCTGCTGGTCACCGAGAACGGCGCGGCGTACGAGGACTACAGCGACCCGTCCGGGGCGGTGCACGACCCCGAGCGGGTCGCCTACCTGCACGGCCACCTCGACGCGGTGCGGCGGGCGGTGGCCGACGGCGCCGAGGTGCGCGGCTACTTCCTCTGGTCGCTGCTGGACAACTTCGAGTGGGCCTACGGCTACAGCAAGCGGTTCGGCATCGTGCACGTCGACTTCGCCAGCCAGCGCCGGACCCCGAAGGACAGCGCCCGCTGGTACGCCGAGGTGATCCGCACCGGGCAGCTGCCCGCCCGCTGA